One genomic region from Haloprofundus salinisoli encodes:
- a CDS encoding DMT family transporter, with protein sequence MSRGADPARRSETVGAALVVVSAFGFGTLAVLGQFAFDAGLNVPSVLVLRFTLATVLVWTLLAARRRRSDASERLRLRGRLFLTAVGLGLVGYTGQSALFFWGLEYLTAGVTTLVLYTYPAFVLVLSALVLGEPLTRRRLVALPLVLGGVALVAGVDPAGVSPVGVVIVLGSALVYSGYIVVSRVALADTDGLLLAGHVLPAAAVSFFTYGTATDSLALPTTTDGWLAVAGIAVLSTVVPVVTFFGGLRRIGASRAGLVSTVEPIVAVVLGVLLLSEPFPPTTFAGGALVLVGVWLIHAESG encoded by the coding sequence ATGAGCAGAGGGGCCGACCCCGCCCGTCGCTCCGAGACCGTCGGAGCTGCGCTGGTCGTCGTCTCCGCGTTCGGTTTCGGCACGCTGGCGGTGCTCGGACAGTTCGCGTTCGACGCCGGGCTGAACGTCCCGTCGGTGCTCGTGCTGCGCTTTACGCTGGCGACAGTTCTCGTCTGGACTCTCCTCGCCGCGCGCCGACGCCGGTCCGACGCGTCCGAGCGACTGCGACTCCGCGGACGACTCTTTCTCACCGCAGTTGGACTCGGCCTCGTAGGATACACTGGACAGAGCGCGCTGTTCTTCTGGGGACTCGAATATCTCACCGCCGGCGTGACGACGTTGGTGCTCTACACCTACCCGGCGTTCGTGCTCGTCCTCTCGGCGCTGGTTCTCGGCGAACCGCTGACGCGACGGCGACTGGTTGCCCTCCCGCTCGTGCTCGGCGGGGTGGCGCTCGTCGCGGGCGTCGACCCGGCCGGCGTCTCGCCCGTCGGGGTCGTCATCGTCCTCGGGTCGGCACTCGTCTACTCCGGCTACATCGTCGTCAGCCGCGTCGCCCTCGCGGACACCGACGGCCTCCTGCTCGCGGGGCACGTCCTCCCGGCGGCCGCCGTGTCGTTTTTCACCTACGGGACCGCCACCGACTCGCTGGCGTTGCCGACGACAACCGACGGGTGGTTGGCAGTCGCCGGTATCGCCGTGCTCTCGACCGTGGTCCCCGTCGTGACGTTCTTCGGCGGACTCCGGCGAATCGGTGCCTCGCGGGCCGGCCTCGTCAGTACGGTCGAACCGATAGTCGCCGTCGTACTCGGGGTGCTCCTGCTCAGCGAACCCTTCCCGCCGACGACGTTCGCCGGCGGCGCGCTCGTCCTCGTCGGCGTCTGGCTCATCCACGCAGAGTCAGGCTGA
- a CDS encoding zinc-ribbon domain-containing protein: MVPESKTPNFCADCGARLTSGASFCSQCGTAVSSSTESGPNATLSSFRQRVREYTVHGWEIEQDYGDRVVVKKRGVGSIPVHVLLFVFTYGLGNAVYAWYRYSPGASRAELRADGTERWVDGRSKSRSNWGVDLATAGGVVVGCLLVFMSIAVFSTGISGVGGLVLGTSLLAAGLLLFPPIRDRLNRAQSLTTFGRKQQIDTEPADETQRCVVCGERARGGVTRTFAEKTYLAGVPVKTHQEGSNSYCRRCAAEEAVDASTADRAPSKLRETA, from the coding sequence ATGGTTCCCGAATCGAAGACGCCGAACTTCTGTGCGGACTGCGGCGCTCGTCTCACGTCGGGGGCGTCGTTCTGTTCGCAGTGCGGAACGGCCGTCTCCTCCTCCACCGAGTCGGGCCCGAACGCAACGCTGTCGTCCTTCCGGCAGCGAGTCCGCGAGTACACCGTCCACGGCTGGGAGATAGAACAGGACTACGGCGACCGGGTCGTCGTCAAGAAGCGCGGGGTCGGGTCGATTCCGGTCCACGTCCTGTTGTTCGTCTTCACCTACGGTCTCGGCAACGCCGTCTACGCGTGGTATCGCTACTCGCCCGGCGCGTCGCGGGCGGAACTGAGAGCCGACGGCACCGAGCGGTGGGTCGACGGCCGGTCGAAGAGCCGCTCGAACTGGGGGGTCGACCTCGCGACGGCGGGCGGCGTCGTCGTCGGATGCCTGCTCGTGTTCATGTCGATAGCCGTGTTTTCCACTGGCATCTCCGGCGTCGGCGGCTTGGTGCTCGGAACGTCGCTCCTGGCTGCCGGACTTCTCTTGTTCCCGCCGATTCGGGACCGACTGAACAGAGCGCAGTCGCTCACCACGTTCGGCCGAAAGCAACAGATCGACACCGAACCCGCCGACGAGACCCAGCGCTGCGTTGTCTGCGGTGAGCGCGCCCGCGGCGGCGTGACGCGGACGTTCGCCGAGAAGACCTACCTCGCCGGGGTTCCGGTGAAGACGCATCAGGAAGGGTCGAACAGCTACTGTCGCCGCTGTGCGGCCGAGGAAGCCGTGGACGCGTCGACCGCCGACCGGGCACCGAGCAAACTCCGCGAGACGGCCTGA